Part of the Gadus chalcogrammus isolate NIFS_2021 chromosome 22, NIFS_Gcha_1.0, whole genome shotgun sequence genome is shown below.
gataatatcggtaacagggctctcaagtgtcacgcgttcggcgtgagacacacgcaattcaacccatgcacacgctcacacgccacacgtagggtaaccagacgtcctcttttgcccggacatgccctctttttgacacacttttaaaaaatgtgcgtcggaatttcaaaatcgtccgggattttattaaaagCCTTATATTATTAGGCTACgtcctcccctactcagttctgttcgcttcgcattggtggaagtgagtagggggagtggttaagtagagccttcagattggacggtttgacctactcagttaccgtcgtgttttgtatttattattttaccattattgttttatagggacaaacattaacaaatttctcctacaggggattgataacgttctatctattgaacagaaagaaacacttggtcatactttaaacactttaccacagcattggcctactgaatgccacagatatattttcagcattggactgaatgccacacatattttcttctgaatattagtgttaagggcatataaagcttactatcatacgttagttaccatgtctgtgtggacacatttgtatgcagtcacatgtaaatacaaaaaaacaaatgttcctattgacttatgatggtgtagccatgcatgttgttttattattattaatatgtcgattcgttttttaatgaaaatactttgcatagatgaattatccccaaacttgtcatcgtaacaccaactgatgtgtatgaaaaacacttttcttatctattgttactattatattgtttaaaatgtacgcatatattaaaaaatatatagcgtataaaaagtggctgggaaaaaagatgagtggctggtagatttttaaatctacctgccacagtggctgctgggcaaaaaagttaatttccatctctgacgcacgcacgcacgcacgcacgcacgcacacacgcacgcacgcacacgcccgCACGCCTGCCCGCCCGCACGTACGCGCCCCCCCGcccgcacgcatgcacgcacgcacggacaacGCTCGGTAATCGCCCTCCAGGCCGATCAATCGCAGCCTCAGAAACCCCTCCTACAGGCTGCTGCGTGTCTGTGCCCCCCCACAGGTGAAGGCGGTGGGCAGCCGCATCCAGGAGGTCTGGTACAGCTCCGCCTACTGCCCCCCCGAGGCCCAGGGcgcccggcgggggggggctggagcgcCGCTGTGGGTGGCGGCCGACCCCAGCGTGGACTGCTGGGCCCTCGGCATCCTGACCTACGCCCTGCTCACCGGCGCCCTGCCCTGGGCCGAGACCGCCTGCTGCAACCCGTCCTACCGCCGCTACAGGGACTGGGTCTGCCGccaccgctgctgctgctgctgttcctccccctccgccgcctcctcttccccctcctccccctccgcctcctcctccccctcctccccctccgcctcctccccctcctccccctccgcctcctcctcgccctcctccgcctcctcctccccctcctccccctcctcctccccctcctcccctcctccccctcgccctcctcctcctcctcctgctcctcctcctctcctcctcctcttcctcctcctcctcctgctcctcctgctcctcctctgacaCCTGGGGGTCCGAGTTGTGGCAGGGGCCCAGCCCCCCCGTGGCCCCCCAGTTCCGCGGCTTCACCCCCTTGGCCTGCTCCCTGTTCCGGGCCCTTCTGGACCCGCGGCCCAGGCTCCGGGGGAGGCCGGGCGACGCCCTGGCCTTCCTGGGGGAGGAgtggctgaggggggaggagcggaGCCGGCTGGAggcggagaggaagaggaggaggagcgggggggaggCACTCAGAACCTTGAGTCACCAAACATCCCATAATGACAGCGAGGTGTTAGCGGAGCTTAATGAGGCTAGCAGAAAAGAAGCCAGCGGTCAGCTAGAACttagatccaagatggccgctaggagCAGGGCCTCAGCTCTGTGATTCCTGggctggacacgcccacttgtgatgtaacAAGTGGAGTACAGTGACATCACAACATCACACCTCTTGGTAAAACAGGCGACCTTTGACCTATTAAATAAAAGGTTTTGTCCGATGATTGTGGAAGAAATATCACAAATATTAACTGCTGTTCAGCCTTGTATGGCTTTAGTAAAATGTGTAAAACATTGATCTTATGTGATTATGTCAGGTTTATGTGAACGAAATGTGTGAATATATGTGTTCACGTCCCATCTTCAAACCAGTGTTTAAACCTGGGGGTCAAGCCCCACTAGGGGTCAGCTGATCTGGGAGCCATTAAGACATAGACATCTACAGATAATCCTCTTTATCGGTTTGAATGGGTTCCATGAATCCATTGGCTGGAGTTTGGAGCAACACCAGGACatcactgggaacactggggagACGTGGAAGAGGTTTGGGGTCTCAAGATTTTCCTGACTGCAGCTTGGGGCCAAAGGCCAGAGATGTTGATGTGGGAGACAGAACACGATGCGGTTACCAAGGCTAACCcgaaccttaaccctaaccctagaagtTCTAGAAACCGACACTGATATGCTGCTGACACGTCTCGaaatggagagtgtgtgtgtgtgtgtgtgtgtgtgtgtgtgtgtgtgtgtgtgtgtgtgtgtgtgtgtgtgtgtgtgtgtgtgtgtgtgtgtgtgtgtgtgtgtgtgtgtgtgtgtgtgtgaggtcacagCTGGGTGCAGGGACAGGTTGTTCCATGAAGGACTACAACATGAGGTTGGGTGTCTGGTTCCACTCCCGCGTGGGTCGGCTGGCCCTGGGCCGGACCCTCACCATCAGGGTGAACTGGTGTGTCCTTTCCCTGGGACCACCGGGCCGTGTGTGCGGTTATGCGTCTGCATGCTGAGTGACAGCTGACACCGACGGAGGGGCCCTCTACAGTACAGGGCCCAACTGGATGGctgggggggccggcgggggggctGGAGAGGGCTGGGCCGgagccagcgtgtgtgtgtgtgtgtgtgtgtgtgtgtgtgtgtgtgtgtgtgtgtgtgtgtgtgtgtgtgtgtgtgtgtgtgtgtgtgtgtgtgtgtgtgtgtgtgtgtgtgtgtgtgtgtgtgtgggggggtataagtgtgtgtgttagtgtgtgtgtgtgtgtgtgtgtgcgtgtgtgtttttacggCATCTCTAATTCCCTGCTGCGTAGATTCAGCGACCGGGGGGCGGTGGTGAATCCATCATGTTGTGACAACAAGAGCTCCTCTCTGATCTCCATCCCACAGAAACATCTGCTGCTCTGCATTAAGTACCTtcaacattacacacacacgcacgcacacactaacacagtcTTGTTTCTGATATCATCTTCGAATGAGGAGGCTCCCATGTTTAAATGGATATTTATTATATTGGGACGGATAATTTCAGCTTTACACATGTAGCTCATCAGAGAAACATTACCAGACCTTAtaataaacatttcaaaatCGTATTCATAACACACTTGAGTGACCAAAATATTAAAAGATAGCATCAAGCATTAGattcatctcacacacacacacacacacacacacacacacacacacacacacacacacacacacacacacacacagtattctCTAGCCCTTAGATGTTGTCCTAGCCTCGTCTCCTTCAGGCCAGAACTCTGGAGAACCCTGAGCTTCATCTCTTCTGGTTCAGGAACATTCTTCTGAGCTTCTGGAACATTCATCTGTAGTGTTAGAACATTCCTCTGTAGTTTTAGAACCTTTTTCTGTAGTTTAGGATGGAGGGGCAGAAGGTTGCAGAACTCTGTGGTCGGTTTgggtggaggggaaggaggaggaggcgaccTAATGTCCtcgaggagaggggtggagcgaggtgaaggaggtgtggagtggTTCAGAACTGAATCCAGtccgtggaggtggaggagctgaggccAGGGGGCTGAACAAAGATAGCATGTTGCGTTTACAGGTTGTTACAGCATGTTAGTGTACCATGTTAGTATGTTGTGTTAGCATGTTGCGTTGCCATGTTGTTTCAGCCTGTTAATTGAACAGTATGTGTTAGCATGTTGTTTTAATATGTTAGCATGTTTCATTGGCATGTTAGCATTGGAGACGTTCTTTATGAGAACCAGTGatttagagagagggagccccACCTGGAAGCTACAGAGAAGCCTCCCCCGAGGTCCGATCCAAACTTGACCACCGTGTTGCAGTTACTGCTGTCTAGATCCAAgacaccctgggggggggggtagagagagagaccaaagaCCCCAGACGAGGATAAGAGAGTGACCTATTCTCAGTGGTCAGACAACACACATAAAGTTAATTTTAGTTTTAAAGAATCGTTCAGGAGGATTGTGTCCAGACGGTCCAGCTGGAAGTAGGACAGCGGGAGTCAGATACCTGTTAGACAGCCTCCAGTACAGAgtcaggtccttaaggagcaggtaggagtcagATACCTGTTAGACAGCCTCCAGTACAGAgtcaggtccttaaggagcaggtaggagtcagATACCTGTTACACAGCCTCCGGTACAGAgtcaggtccttaaggagcaggtaggagtcagATACCTGTTACACAGCCTCCGGTACAGAgtcaggtccttaaggagcaggtaggagtcagATACCTGTTACACAGCCTCCAGTACAGAgtcaggtccttaaggagcaggtaggagtcagATACCTGTTAGACAGCCTCCAGTACAGAgtcaggtccttaaggagcaggtaggagtcagATACCTGTTAGACAGCCTCCAGTACAGAgtcaggtccttaaggagcaggtaggagtcagATACCTGTTAGACAGCCTCCAGTACAGAgtcaggtccttaaggagcaggtaggagtcagATACCTGTTACACAGCCTCCGGTACAGAgtcaggtccttaaggagcaggtaggagtcagATACCTGTTACAGAGCCTCCGGTACAGAgtcaggtccttaaggagcaggtaggagtcagATACCTGTTACAGAGCCTCCGGTACAGAgtcaggtccttaaggagcaggtaggagtcagATACCTGTTACAGAGCCTCCGGTACAGAgtcaggtccttaaggagcaggtaggagtcagATACCTGTTACAGAGCCTCCCGTCTCTGGAATTGTGTTGTGATTGGATATTCCAGGGGAAGGAGGCGGGACAATCTTTCCTCccgggggaggtgggaggagcccaAACCCACCAGAgctcagggggcggggcttgttcCTCTTCTTGCCTTGCTATTGGAGGAAAGGGAAATCTTTTGAGTCTCTGATTGAAAACTTGCTTGGGTATTACGTATGTTTTTAGCACTATAAAAGGATAAGATCAGGTATATGTGTTACAAACTGATATATGTGCTTGCATTACTGGTGAAGATGTCGAGAATAACTTTCAAATGAAACCATGGATCTTGTGATTTGACGTTGTTTAGATATATCTTCAGGGATTCAGACTAGGCTTTGTACGGTAGATAACAATGTGTAATCTATATGGTCTCTCCTTCTTGCTGCCGCTGTGTTTAATGGGTTGCACTCttgcaaaagactcaagactcccTTGTACAGACTTCACCTAGCCTCTGCAtagcttagggttagggttagggttaccctaaccctaaccctaacccttgtacAGACTTCACCTAGCCTCTGCAtagcttagggttagggttagggttaccctaaccctaaccctaacccttgtacAGACTTCACCTAGCCTCTGCATAGCTTCCCCTcaaccccccacacccccccaccctcctcttacgcacttattgtatgttgtacgtccttgctcttaaaaatagtaattagcatggtgtagcatcctagctctctgtgttgtatacggggaatgggttaacctagtgtcTGGTAGTGCTTGGCACTAATGGTGGCTCTACTGGTTCTAGGAAGGCCCTAAATGTCAATGAGAGGTTCTGCCTCTCACCCCGATGTTCAGGGTGATGGTCTGGCCCTCCTTGAAGCCCAGGTCCAGCTTGGGGCCGGGGTCTCCACTCTGGGCCTTCctgctcagctcctcctcctgcttcagcCCCCTGCAGGTTGGATCAGAGCATCAGGGTTCCGTGGAAGAACCCTGGTTCtacaagacacacagacagtgcgATGTGATGATGAGAGGAGTTCCTCACGTACTTGAAGTGGTCCTGCAACGCCACGTTGAAGTCGAAGGCGTCGCCGCGATCCCCGAACCCCACCCCGATGAAGGCACTGCGACCTGCAGACGCCCACACAGCATcgacagttatcactgatcctgatgggttcaacagttatcactgatccctgatgggttcaacagttatcactgatccttatgggttcaacagttatcactgatccctgatgggtgcaacagttatcactgatccctgatgggttcaacagttatcactgatccttatgggttcaacagttatcactgatccctgatgggttcaacagttatcactgatccctgatgggttcaacagttatcactgatccctgatgggttcaacagttatcactgatcctgatgggttcaacagttatcactgatcctgatgggttcaacagttatcactgatccctgatgggttcaacagttatcactgatcctgatgggttcaacagttatcactgatccctgatgggttcaacagttatcactgatccctgatgggttcaacagttatcactgatccctgatgggttcaacagttatcactgatccttatgggttcaacagttatcactgatccctgatgggttcaacagttatcactgatccctgatgggttcaacagttatcactgatccctgatgggttcaacagttatccctgatccctgatgggttcaacagttatcactgatccttatgggttcaacagttatcactgatcctgatgggttcaa
Proteins encoded:
- the LOC130376134 gene encoding serine/threonine-protein kinase SBK2-like — encoded protein: MTASTKLLDELCHLSVQSMTSLETEDHFRVVKLLGEGSYGKVMLVVHKKTGSPMALKYFLRASTSLFSFLREYNLSLAFCAHPSLTRALGIAYRTPTHYVFAQQVGLHGDLYDLIVPEGGVEEGSVQRVVSQLSGALAHLHAHGLVHRDLKPENVFLCDPAGSWVKLGDFGMVKAVGSRIQEVWYSSAYCPPEAQGARRGGAGAPLWVAADPSVDCWALGILTYALLTGALPWAETACCNPSYRRYRDWVCRHRCGPSPPVAPQFRGFTPLACSLFRALLDPRPRLRGRPGDALAFLGEEWLRGEERSRLEAERKRRRSGGEALRTLSHQTSHNDSEVLAELNEASRKEASGQLELRSKMAARSRASAL
- the LOC130375862 gene encoding adaptin ear-binding coat-associated protein 1-like, giving the protein MATEGAYESILCVKPDVNVYRIPPRATNRGYRAADWKLDSPDWSGRLRITAKGNEAYIKLEDKVSGELFAQAPVQEFPGVTVETVSDSSRYFVLRIQDDNGRSAFIGVGFGDRGDAFDFNVALQDHFKGLKQEEELSRKAQSGDPGPKLDLGFKEGQTITLNIGQGKKRNKPRPLSSGGFGLLPPPPGGKIVPPPSPGISNHNTIPETGGSVTGCGVLDLDSSNCNTVVKFGSDLGGGFSVASSPLASAPPPPRTGFSSEPLHTSFTSLHPSPRGH